In Vibrio atlanticus, the following proteins share a genomic window:
- the pilM gene encoding type IV pilus assembly protein PilM, producing MGSSLITGIDINHHSIKAVVLKPVGELYALVGYKELPISDDIFTANHTLEYQKTVKKLKELRKGLPFGCRNVAISVPDNTVISKVLQIESDLEDREKEFSIYQTFAHQSPFPIEDLSLDFVKLEDKRFGKGSTSSYQIYATRKEVVDSRADALNKAGFKPVVIDTQAHGLLNIWQLASRLYPEKSNWLLVDVGLDQTSLGIIPQDSAPFYKDIAFGTQDLRGTDCPSYTEGVFGNAEETHRFIVNLVEKLKRQLQLYSSVNALEPISGIWLMGEGACIPMVAEDLERHFQMSCESLNPLSLFENKVAKRHQLPMNWQHFGIAAGMAMSGLKWQGEKHVASN from the coding sequence ATGGGTTCATCATTAATTACAGGTATAGATATAAATCATCACAGCATCAAAGCCGTGGTACTAAAACCCGTGGGGGAGTTGTATGCCCTAGTGGGATACAAAGAGCTGCCGATTTCGGACGACATTTTTACAGCTAACCATACTTTGGAGTATCAGAAAACTGTTAAGAAACTTAAAGAACTTAGGAAAGGACTGCCTTTTGGCTGTCGCAACGTCGCCATTTCGGTACCCGATAACACGGTGATCAGCAAAGTACTGCAAATAGAGAGTGACTTAGAAGACAGAGAAAAGGAGTTTTCTATCTATCAAACCTTTGCTCATCAATCTCCCTTTCCTATCGAGGATCTGAGTTTAGATTTTGTAAAGCTGGAAGACAAACGATTTGGTAAAGGATCGACAAGTAGCTATCAGATATATGCGACTCGTAAGGAAGTTGTAGACAGTCGAGCAGATGCTTTAAATAAAGCTGGGTTTAAACCTGTTGTCATCGACACCCAAGCACATGGTCTGCTCAATATTTGGCAGTTGGCTTCACGCCTTTATCCTGAAAAAAGTAACTGGTTGCTGGTGGACGTGGGACTTGACCAAACGTCGTTAGGCATTATCCCGCAGGATTCAGCACCTTTCTATAAAGACATCGCCTTTGGTACTCAAGATCTTCGTGGCACTGACTGTCCGAGTTATACAGAAGGTGTGTTCGGCAACGCAGAGGAGACACATCGGTTTATTGTCAATTTGGTTGAAAAGCTTAAGCGACAGTTGCAACTCTATTCCTCAGTGAATGCACTTGAGCCGATATCCGGGATCTGGCTGATGGGCGAAGGAGCCTGTATTCCGATGGTGGCTGAAGATCTAGAGCGCCATTTTCAGATGAGTTGTGAATCGCTCAATCCTTTATCGTTATTTGAGAACAAGGTGGCGAAGCGGCACCAACTGCCGATGAACTGGCAACATTTCGGCATTGCCGCGGGTATGGCGATGAGTGGACTCAAGTGGCAAGGAGAGAAGCATGTTGCATCAAATTAA
- a CDS encoding penicillin-binding protein 1A, producing the protein MKFIKRLFIFTLICMILGVSTIFGFYYYVKPELPDVATLRDVELQTPMQVFSQDGKLISQFGEKRRNPVTYDEIPRHLVEALIATEDSRFYEHPGIDPIGITRAALVVAMSGSAKQGASTITQQLARNFFLSNEKKIMRKIKEIFIAIHIEQLLSKEEIMELYVNKIFLGHRSYGFGAAARVYFGKDLPDLTLSELATLAGMPKAPSTMNPIYSVERATNRRNVVLRRMLDEKYITQAEFDEARNEALVSKYHGAEIELSAPYVAEVARAWMVERYGEAAYTSGMKVYTTVDSKLQKAANQAAIKNLLGYDERHGYRGAEKVLWQTAQSAWDQEQIIKHLKSQPTYGDLVPAVVTAVDSKSAQVWVKNQGEGTIEWQGMNWARKFLTDNRQGPAPSQAKEILAVGEQVWVRHEAVTGDEVSEEPTEETTTEPETPVVWRLSQVPNANTAFVAMNPNNGAVLSMVGGFNFVHNKFNRATQSIRQVGSGIKPFIYSAAIEKGLTLASLINDAPINQWDKSQGTAWRPKNSPPTYVGPTRLRIGLAQSKNVMAVRVLREVGLDDTRNYLTRFGFDIDEVPRSETIALGAGSLTPMKVAQGYSVFANGGYYVEPFYISRIETPFGETEFQATPKVVCKDDCQQPMTSDSMADEFAEQDVDAQVQYAPQVITEQNAFLVREMMYSNIWGGGDWSAGTGWNGTGWRAQPLKRRDIGGKTGTTNDSKDTWYSGYGPGMVATVWVGFDNHNRNLGRTKANSNLGKNQITGAEAGAKTAEPAWVDFMGTALAGVPAQRKELPENIVRVRIDRETGLLTNKFDSSSMFEYFEKGTEPTEYITERFNDDIYSTSSGEAVEELF; encoded by the coding sequence GTGAAGTTCATAAAGCGATTATTCATATTTACATTGATTTGCATGATTCTTGGAGTCAGTACAATTTTCGGGTTTTACTATTACGTAAAACCAGAGTTGCCTGATGTTGCCACTTTGCGTGACGTAGAACTCCAAACGCCAATGCAAGTCTTCAGTCAAGACGGTAAATTGATCTCTCAATTTGGTGAAAAGCGTCGTAATCCCGTGACTTATGACGAGATTCCTCGCCACTTAGTTGAGGCTTTGATTGCTACCGAAGATAGCCGCTTCTACGAGCATCCTGGTATTGACCCAATCGGTATTACTCGAGCAGCGCTCGTGGTCGCTATGTCGGGTTCAGCAAAGCAAGGGGCGAGTACCATTACTCAGCAACTTGCGCGTAACTTCTTCTTATCTAATGAGAAAAAGATCATGCGTAAGATCAAAGAGATCTTCATTGCGATCCACATTGAACAACTTCTTAGCAAAGAAGAGATCATGGAACTCTACGTAAACAAGATTTTCCTTGGTCACCGTTCTTATGGTTTTGGCGCAGCAGCGCGTGTTTATTTTGGTAAGGACCTTCCGGATCTCACCTTAAGTGAACTTGCTACACTTGCGGGTATGCCAAAAGCACCTTCGACAATGAACCCTATTTACTCTGTTGAGCGCGCGACTAACCGTCGTAACGTTGTATTGCGTCGTATGTTAGACGAGAAATACATCACTCAAGCAGAGTTTGATGAAGCTCGTAATGAGGCGTTAGTATCGAAATACCACGGTGCTGAGATTGAACTGAGCGCGCCGTATGTTGCTGAAGTAGCACGAGCTTGGATGGTGGAACGCTACGGTGAAGCCGCCTACACATCAGGCATGAAGGTCTACACCACCGTTGATTCAAAACTGCAAAAAGCAGCGAACCAAGCCGCGATTAAAAACCTCCTTGGCTACGATGAGCGTCACGGCTACCGCGGTGCTGAAAAAGTATTGTGGCAAACGGCGCAATCGGCTTGGGATCAAGAACAGATAATTAAACACCTTAAGTCTCAACCAACCTATGGTGACTTAGTCCCAGCAGTTGTAACCGCTGTTGATTCGAAAAGCGCTCAAGTTTGGGTTAAGAACCAAGGCGAAGGCACTATCGAGTGGCAAGGCATGAACTGGGCTCGTAAATTCCTAACGGATAATCGCCAAGGACCAGCACCCTCTCAAGCGAAGGAGATTTTGGCTGTTGGTGAGCAAGTTTGGGTTCGCCATGAAGCAGTAACAGGCGATGAAGTATCTGAAGAGCCTACCGAAGAAACAACAACTGAACCTGAAACACCGGTTGTATGGCGACTAAGCCAAGTACCAAATGCAAACACCGCGTTTGTTGCAATGAACCCTAACAACGGCGCAGTATTGTCGATGGTGGGTGGCTTTAACTTTGTACACAACAAATTCAACCGTGCGACCCAATCTATCCGTCAGGTTGGTTCTGGTATCAAACCATTTATTTACTCAGCAGCTATTGAGAAAGGCTTAACGTTGGCCTCACTGATCAACGATGCGCCTATCAATCAATGGGATAAGAGCCAAGGTACGGCATGGCGACCAAAGAATTCACCACCGACCTATGTGGGTCCAACTCGTTTACGTATTGGCTTAGCTCAATCTAAAAACGTAATGGCGGTACGTGTACTGCGCGAAGTGGGCTTGGATGATACTCGTAACTACCTAACTCGATTTGGTTTTGATATTGACGAAGTACCGCGCTCTGAAACCATTGCTCTGGGTGCGGGTAGCTTAACGCCAATGAAGGTAGCTCAAGGTTACTCAGTATTTGCGAATGGCGGCTACTACGTTGAACCTTTCTACATCAGCCGCATTGAAACACCATTTGGTGAGACTGAATTCCAAGCGACACCGAAAGTTGTGTGTAAAGACGATTGCCAACAGCCTATGACCTCAGATTCAATGGCTGATGAGTTTGCAGAGCAAGATGTGGATGCCCAAGTACAGTACGCACCACAAGTTATCACTGAGCAGAACGCGTTCCTTGTTCGTGAAATGATGTACAGCAATATCTGGGGCGGCGGTGACTGGAGTGCAGGCACTGGTTGGAATGGCACAGGTTGGCGTGCTCAGCCGTTGAAGCGTCGTGATATTGGCGGAAAAACCGGTACCACCAATGATTCAAAAGATACTTGGTACAGCGGCTACGGCCCTGGCATGGTTGCAACGGTATGGGTTGGCTTTGATAACCACAACCGTAATCTAGGTCGAACTAAAGCGAACTCTAATCTTGGCAAAAACCAGATTACCGGTGCAGAAGCGGGTGCTAAAACAGCGGAGCCAGCATGGGTTGATTTCATGGGCACAGCGTTAGCAGGCGTTCCTGCACAACGTAAAGAACTTCCAGAAAATATCGTTCGCGTTCGTATCGACCGTGAAACTGGCTTGCTAACCAACAAGTTCGATAGCTCATCAATGTTCGAGTACTTCGAGAAAGGCACAGAGCCAACCGAGTACATCACTGAACGTTTCAATGATGACATCTATTCAACGTCATCAGGCGAAGCGGTAGAAGAGCTGTTCTAG
- the oxyR gene encoding DNA-binding transcriptional regulator OxyR — translation MNIRDFEYLVALAEHKHFRKAAEACFVSQPTLSGQIRKLEDEIGLQLTERSPRKVIFTESGLQLVEQAKRILNEVKTFKDMASGHGEAMTGPMHIGFIPTVGPYILPKIIPHLKESFPDLELYLHEAQTHQLVSQLEDGKLDCLVLAAVDETAAFKEIDVYDEPLSVAVPCDHEWAQQDAVDMLQLNGQTVLALGDGHCLRDQALGFCFAAGAKDDERFKATSLETLRNMVAAGAGITLLPQLSVPKEKQKDGVCYVPAVNPTPSRRIVVAYRPGSPLKGRFEQLAETIRTQLEKTA, via the coding sequence CGCTCGCAGAGCATAAACACTTCCGAAAAGCGGCAGAAGCGTGCTTTGTCAGTCAGCCGACACTAAGCGGTCAAATACGCAAACTAGAAGATGAAATTGGACTTCAGTTAACCGAGCGTAGTCCAAGGAAGGTCATATTTACAGAATCAGGGTTACAACTTGTTGAACAAGCCAAGCGTATTCTCAATGAAGTAAAGACTTTTAAGGATATGGCAAGTGGACACGGTGAAGCGATGACGGGGCCGATGCACATTGGTTTTATTCCGACCGTTGGCCCTTATATTTTACCTAAGATCATACCTCACCTTAAAGAGAGCTTTCCTGATCTTGAGCTTTACCTGCATGAAGCGCAGACCCATCAGCTAGTGAGTCAACTTGAAGATGGTAAGCTTGATTGCTTGGTATTGGCTGCAGTTGATGAAACGGCGGCGTTCAAAGAGATTGATGTGTATGACGAACCATTAAGCGTTGCCGTTCCATGTGATCATGAATGGGCACAGCAGGACGCTGTCGATATGCTGCAGTTAAATGGACAAACCGTACTTGCGCTAGGTGATGGTCACTGCTTACGAGACCAAGCTTTGGGCTTCTGTTTTGCTGCGGGTGCAAAAGATGATGAGCGCTTTAAAGCGACCAGTTTAGAAACGCTGCGTAACATGGTAGCGGCAGGGGCGGGTATTACCTTGCTTCCTCAGCTATCGGTACCGAAGGAAAAACAGAAAGACGGTGTGTGTTACGTGCCTGCGGTGAATCCAACACCTTCACGTCGCATTGTTGTTGCCTACCGACCGGGTTCTCCTTTAAAGGGGCGCTTTGAGCAACTGGCGGAGACGATTCGCACTCAATTGGAAAAAACGGCTTAG